GGTTCCCTGTACCGGCGTGGTACACGGTTTTGCCGGCAGCTACGATCAGGCGATGACCTTTATCCGCCTTGGTTACTACATCGGCGTGGGCGGCACCATCACGTATCCGCGCGCCAACAAGACCCGTCAGGCGATTGCGCGCCTGCCGCTCGACCGGCTGCTGTTGGAGACGGATGCGCCGGATATGCCGGTGTGCGGGTTTCAGGGGCAACCGAATCGCCCGGAGCGTATTACTTCGGTGTTCGAAACGCTGTGCGAATTACGTCCGGAGTGGCCGCAGGTCATTGCAGGCGCTATTCTCGCCAACACCCTGCGGTTATTTCCGGGGTTGCAGTCGCTGGAGCCTCACCAACCCGCCTGATGCCGCCGTCGTGGTCTTAGGCTCGCCGTTGACGCTGAACGCCGACGCCATAATACTGGCGTTTATTGCATCAATTGCTTTACTTTACGGTATCCTTGACGGCATCGGCGCAGACGTTGTCCAACCTGATGAGCGCCAGCATCGCCGGTTTCTTTTCGTCGGCGCTGGCGTAACGGCGGTCGGTGTTTCGCCGGATGCGCTTACGTTCAGTCGGCGATACATCGTCTTATTTACCGGAGAGCCTGATAGTGGACGGCTCACACCCGGTTGCAGAGTGCAGTGACATGCTTTCTTCATTTATCAATAATATCGAGTGGTTGACCGTTCGCCAGGCCGGCAATGAAACCACTTACCCTGGGCATTGCGCACGCTGTCATTTCGACCTGTCGGCGTACCGCGATGAGCTGTTTTTTCGGGCCGGTATTCCCATCCCGACGGAAATCGCGCGCTCGGTGCCGAAACGCCGGGCGGAGTATCTGGCGGGGCGTTATCTGGCAAAGGCGGTGTTATCCCGGCTGGGGGTGAATGACTATGTGCTGACCAGCGCGGCCGATCGCTCGCCGCAATGGCCGGAGCGTATCGCCGGTTCGCTCAGCCACAACGTCGATAGCGTGCTGTGCGCCGCGCATCAATGCCGCCATGACGGGTCCTGCGTTGGGCTGGATATTGAAACCCGGATGGATGTCGAACGCGCCAATAATCTGTGGCCCGGCATCGCCGATGAGATTGAGTATGACTGGCTGCATTCCCACAACCCCATCAGTTTCGCCAGTATGCTGACGCTGAGTTTTTCCGCCAAAGAGAGCCTGTACAAGGCATTGTATCCACAGGTAAAACGTTATTTCGATTTTCTGGATGTCCGCATGGTCGGGCTGGATACCGCACAGCAGACCTTCACGCTGCAATTGCTGACCGACCTGTCGCCGGCTTATCTGGCGGGGCGTCGTTTCTCGGGAACCTACCAATTGCGGGAAAACGATATCACCACGTTTCTGTTTGGTTGAACAGGATGCCATTGACGTCACGACAACAGGGAGCGACGAACATGAAGATGACCGGCAACACGATACTGATTACCGGCGGCGGCTCGGGTATCGGGCTGGGGCTGGCGGCGGCGTTTCACCAGCGGGGCAACCAGGTGATCATCGCCGGACGGCGCGAGGCGGCGTTGCGACAGGCGGCGGCCGATTTTCCCGGCATGGCCTGGCGGGTGCTGGATCAGCGCGATCCCGCGGCCATCAGCGCTTTTGTCGGGCAACTGACGCAGGATTATCCGGCGCTCAATGTGCTGATCAATAACGCCGGTATTCAGCGACGCGAAGACCTGACCCGGCCGGACCCGCAGCTGATCGACGACACGGTGTCGACCAACCTGCTGGGGCCGCTGTGGCTAACCGGTGCACTGATTCCGCATTTGCTGCGGCAGCCGCACGCGGCGGTGCTGAACGTGACGTCGGAGCTGGCGTTTCTGCCGCAGGCGATTACCCCAACCTATTGCGCCAGCAAAGCGGCGCTGCATGCCTACACCGACGCGCTGCGCTGCCAGTTGCGCCAGACGACGGTGCAGGTCATCGAGATTATTCCGCCCTGGGTGCAGACCGGATTGCAGGGCGACTGGGGTTATGACCCGCGCGCCATGCCGTTGCCGGACTTTATTGATGAAACGCTGGCTTTGCTGTCGCAACAGCCGGTGGCCGACGAGATTGTGGTGGAGCGCGCCCGCGCGTTGCGATTTGCCGAGCGAGAAGGGGCTTACGCCGAGCGTTTTCGGGCGTTCAACGTTGACCCGGAAACGGAAATCGGTAACTAAAAACGTACCCGGTTTTGGTTTCTCCGTCCTGGCGACGTATTTTCTGGCTTGTTATCCGGATGCAAAACTGTATCCGGATGTAATATTTCATGTTGGCTGATGTGTTTTGGTTTGTGCAACCGCCTCAATTTTAACCTGCCGGTGCGGGTTATTTCCCCATGTTTTTATAATGGATTTTATTTTATCATTTTAAATCAATTGATTAAGTTCGGTGCTTTCCTCTTGGTTTTTTGTTGAAATGCGTTTTTTTCGACGCCGTTCCCGCTGTATTCATTAATCCCCCGCGTTAACATGCCGATAACTAATGTAATGTTTTGTATAAAATCAGCATAAACGTACCCTCTTAAAGGAAAAAATGATGAATACAACCGCTCAGTCTCCTTCGTCGCCCGGTGTGAGTTTCTGGCACCACTGGCGGCTGATGCCGATGTTCAGTTCGATCATCGGCGTCATTCTGATCCTGTTCGCGTTGGCGATAGGGTTCTCGGTCCATTTTTTGATGCGCAGCAACAGTTCTCTCAATGACGTGACGGCGGAAATTCAGGTCCGTCTGGGGGTTTCCAACAGTTCCAACCACTTACGTACCGCCCGGCTGATGTTGATTCAGGCCGCCGCCGCCGCCAAGGATGGCGATAAAGACACCGCCAGCAGCAGTATCCAGCAGGCGGAAGGCCGTCTGAAACAGTCGGCTGACAGCTTTGCCACCTACCAGAGTCGTGAAGTAAAAACCCCGGCCGATCTGGCGCTGGATGACGCGCTACAGCAGCGCTACAACGACTACGTCAACAATGGCGTCAGGCCAATGCTGGATGCGGTGAAAACCGGCCGCTACGACGATGTGGTCACCACCGAATGGAAACAGACCCGTAAGCTTGACCTGGCCTACAACGAGGTGTTGCTGAAAGTGGTGGCGATCCGCACCCAGCGGGCGGAAGCGCTCAACAGCGAGGCGCAGCAAGAGTCAGTGTTGGGTTACAGCGTGATGGCCGCCAGCTTTGTGGTGGCGGTGCTGGTGTCGTTGTTTACCTACCTGTGCCTGCGCCGGGTGATTATCAAACCGATGCGCTCGCTGGTTGAACGTATCGAACACATCGCCTCCGGCGATCTCACCATGCCGCTGGCACAGTGGGGGCGCGGCGAAGTCGGTCAACTGGGGCAGTATTTGCAGAACATGCAGCAGTCGCTGGCGCGCACCGTCAGCAACGTGCGCCACGGGGTGGAAGCCATTTATCAGGGCATTACCGAAATTTCCGCCGGCAACAGCGACCTTTCTTCCCGCACGGAGGAACAGGCATCCGCGCTGGAACAGACCGCCTCCAGCATGGAAGAGCTGACTTCCACCGTGCGCCATAACGCCGACAACGCCAACCATGCCAGCCAACTGGCCGGCAATGCCTCCGGTAAAGCGCGGCAGGGCGGCGAACTGGTGGACAGCGTGGTGAAAACCATGGGCAATATCCATCAGAGTTCGAAGAAGATTTCCGAAATCACCAACATCATCAACGGTATCGCCTTCCAGACCAACATCCTGGCGCTCAACGCCGCGGTAGAAGCCGCGCGCGCCGGCGAACAGGGGCGTGGTTTTGCGGTAGTGGCGGGTGAGGTGCGCTCGCTGGCGCAGCGCAGCGCTCAGGCGGCCAAAGAGATCGAAGGGTTGATTACCGAATCCGTGTCGCTGGTGGAAACCGGCTCCGGTCAGGTCAGCCGCGCCGGGGAAACCATGCAGGATATCGTCAACGCCGTGACCAGCGTGACGGATATTATGGCGGAAATTTCGGTGGCGTCGCAGGAACAGAGCAAAGGCATCGATCAGGTCGGGCAGGCGATTAACTCTATCGATAATGTTACCCAGCAGAACGCCGCGCTGGTGGAGCAGGCTACCGCCGCCGCCGCGTCGCTGGCCGAACAGGCCGCCGGGCTGAATGAAGCGGTGTCGGCGTTTCGTATCGACGGCGCGGAACGCCGCCCGGCTATCAACATCGCGGCCCGTCCGGCTTCTGCGCAGGCGGCGTTGCCCAAGGCGCTCCCCGGCGCAAAAAAGGCCAAAAGCAGCAACGACGGCTGGGAAACCTTTTGAGTCTGGCAACTGACTAATAAATAACGCTCGTCAGTGAACGGGGAATACGTGAACGGGTAAAGCAAACGGGTAGCCTGTCGGCAGCCCGTTTTTTATGCCTGGCGGTTAGTAAAACGTCGGGCGGCCGGTGAAATGCCCGACCCAGCCGGACGGATTGGTAAAAATGCGAATGGCGGTGAAATCGGGAAACTCGCCGCTATCGAACCAGTGCGGTCATGGTCGTTACTCTCAACAAAAGGGGGTATGGCGTTAACCTTTCACTTTGCAGGGTTAAAAAACAAGATGCTTTATTTATAACTTATTACCAGACCTTTTTTTGATACGAGCGCGTAAAACAGTATTTACCTTTGCTTAACCGCGTGGAAGAGATTGTTGATATCAGGTTTTGTGGGGCGGGTTTCTGCGTTCATGTCGGTTGAAGATATTTGGGGGGTGTTCTCTGGCGGCTCCCGCCGAATAATTTATTTTTTTGAAATGTCATTAATATAGGCTGTTATTTATTTTCTATTTTATTATTTACTTTGATTTGATTAAGAATAAAGCAGGGAAGCAAAATACTTCCCTGCGGTTTGAATATTTATTGCCAGTTTACGATGACTTGCGCCTGCTGGCCGGAAACCGGTACCGTTCCGCCACTGGCTACGCGCATGGCAAAGAAGAACGGCTGTGCCGGGCTTTTGCCTTTAAATACTTCGGTTGACATTCTTCTTGTGCGGGAGACATCAACACAATTGCTGGTGCTGCCCTGACACAGATAAACACTCAGGCCTTGCGGATATCCCACTACATTCCATGTCCAGCTGACGTAAGTAATCGCACCGGTGGCCGGCGGATTGCCCTTAACCGGGACATCAGCGGTTTCGAGGAAATTACGGGCGTACACGCTGGGCAGTACCACGCTGGATGTGTAGCTGCCTGCCGCGATGGCCGCCTGAGAAAGTGAGGCTGCCAAAAGTGCGCCGCCCAGAGCGAGGCGTGTGAAAACTGATTTCCGTTTCATATAAATAACTCTCAATATGAGATGAATTGACCGACAGAAAATAGGTAGTGCCTGTCCATGCTGGTTATTTTATGGCTCAACCAGACCATGGCCGAGCGTTTTTTCGGCAGTGTAAATAATACCTGCTGATAATAGATGGTTATTTTCTGTCGACGAAAACCACTCCCCAGAGGTGAGAACAGGAATGGCAGCCGCTACGTTCTAATAATTAGCTGTTGATGTCAATTTTATATTTACTAATCCTGTTTTATATATGGGGATAAAAAAGGCGAAATAGTTTTGCTGATATTTATTTTCGATGATGGGTAAATAAGATGAAAAAATCATCTGAGCGATGCCGGTGAATAAAGCCGCAGCAAACCTGACCGCTGGGGTGGAAAGCGAGAAACGCGGGAATACGGGAATAAATGGCGACATGTCGGTGGCGTCTGAGCCACCGCTCGTATTGTCGCGGAGGCGCCGTCTGGAGATGAATGCCTGGTTATCAATCGTGCTTTAGCGTAACGAGCAGGGAATGCGGCGTCGCCTATTCGCCGTGCTTGCACACGGAGTTTATTCTTCGATAAAAAATAGTTTATTCTTAAATAATAAGCCAACCATAGCCTGATGGCGTTTTCCAGCATCATGATCGCTGTGCCCTGTGTATCAGGGGCGGCGACACGGTGTTGTGATGACGTCGCGAATGCATAGCCATTGACTCCATTTAAGGAGCAGAAAATGACACTTACTGAACGAGCCAGGATATTCGCCACCGCGGCGCATGCCGCCTGTGAGCAGAAACGGAAATATACCGGCGAGCCCTATATTGTTCATCCGGCGGCGGTGGTCGCCCTGTTAATGCAGATTGACCCATCGCCGGAAATGATTGCCGCCGCCTGGCTGCACGATACGGTGGAAGATACCGGCGTGACGCTGGAACTGGTGACCGAATTGTTTGGCACTCAGGTCGCGCGTTATGTGGAAATGCTGACCGATGTGCGCACCCGGCAAACCGGCGGCGAGCGCATTCACCGCAAAAACGCCAATTTGCTTCACAGCGCCGTCGCCTGCCCGGAGGCGCAGAGCATCAAGCTGTGCGACCTGATTGATAACAGCCGCAATATACTGGAGCACGACCCGGTGTTTGCCCGCCCGTACATGGTGGAGATGCGCCGCTTGTTAGCGGTGCTGACGCAGGGAGATCCAGGGTTGTATGCCGTTGCTACCCGTCAGTGCGAGCATAATATTCTTGCTATTCATCGTACGCTGGGCGACGAAGGCTGGTATCAGCAGCTATGGCAGCAATATGAAGCCCACCTGCCGCTGAGCGTAGTGCTGGCGCGAGCGCAGGCGCTGGCGTGAACGTGCGGATAGCGTCTGGGGTATTTACCGCTGACTCATTCCCATACCCGTCATAGTCAAACTCTGGCAGCCATTCAGAAATCACGGCCTGTTGCGTTGCCATGACCTCATTGATCAGCAGACTATTCCTGCTTTTTACCGATTAACATTTGTCGGAATATACCCGAAAGCGGGTGGAAATAACGCCAGAGGTCATTTTTCAAGGCGTCATTTTTATTCTTTGAAAGAATTAATTGTCCGCCGCCTTATATTAATTTCACTATAACTCATGATGAAATGTGATTCGCTGTCGCCTTTCCCGCCTCCTATGATGAATGGACGCAATCTGTTCCATTTATTGTCGACGGCCGGGAGGAAATATGGGGTTATGTCATGGGGCAGAACGGTTGACTGTCGGGGCTGTCGCGCCTGACGGCGGGGCGATGTGCGGTTGCCGTTGTGATACGGACATGAGGTGAGGAACGCCTGATGACGGAGATCCCGCGGCACATTATTGAGCAGGCTGTCGAATGGCGGCGTGACTTTCATGCCCATCCGGAAATCGGCCTGCACGAGCACCGCACTTCGGCGCGGGTGGCCGAACTGCTGGCGTCCTTCGGGCTGGAGGTGCATCAGGGAATGGCGCAGACCGGCGTCGTCGGGACGCTGCGCTGTGGCGACGGACCGGCCATCGGCCTGCGGGCGGACATGGACGCGCTGCCGATTCATGAACTGAACCACTTCCCCCACCGTTCCCGTGCCGAAGGCTGTATGCACGCCTGCGGACACGATGGCCATACCGCGATGCTGCTGGCGGCGGCGCGCCATCTGAGCGCGACCCGTGGTTTTCGCGGTACGGTGCATTTTGTGTTTCAGCCGGCAGAGGAGAACGCCGGCGGCGGAAAAATGATGATGCAGGAAGGGTTGTTCGAGCGTTTCCCGATGCAGGCGATCTATGCGCTGCACAACTGGCCGGGCCTGGCGGCGGGCGAGGTGGCGGTCAACCCCGGTCCGATGATGGCCTCGCAGGACAGTTTTCGCATTGTTCTGAGCGGCGTGGGATGCCATGCGGCGATGCCGGAGCGCGGCGCCGATCCGATCGTGGCCGCCGCCCAGCTGATTCTGGCGTTACAGACTATTACCGCCCGTCGGTTGTCGCCGCTGGAACAGGCGGTGATCAGCATCACCCGCATCGAAGGCGGAGAGGCCGTCAACGCCATTCCGGGCCAGGTCACGCTGGCGGGCACGCTGCGTTGTCTGACGCCGCACACGCGCGAGCGGGCGCGGCAACTGATTGGCGAGTATGTGCAGGCGGTGCCGCAGCCGATGGGGGTACAAAGCGAGTTGCGCTGGCGGAATGGTTATCCGGTAACGCAGAACCAGCCCGATGCGGCCGAGACGGTGCGCGAGGCGGCGATCGCGGCGTTGGGCACAACGCGGGTGCACTGGAATCAGCCCCCTTCAATGGCGGCGGAAGATTTCTCTTACCTGCTACAGGCCTGCCCCGGCGCTTATTTCTGGCTGGGCGCGGACGGCGCATCGCCATCGGCTTCGCTGCACAATGCGGAATACGATTTTAACGATGAGATTATCGCCAGCGGTGTTCGGGTGTGGGTGGCGCTGGTGGAGCGGTCGTTGCGTGCAAGCGAGGCCGGTTGATAACGACGATACAACCGGCTCTGATGCTTAACGACCGATACTTCTCAACTGGGCGCAAAACGGGCAGGTGCAGCCGCTGACCGATGTGGCATCGCAGATACCCAATTGACCGGCTTGCTGGCCGGTAGCGACATGACCGTTGCTGAATGCCGTTTCCACCTGCGCCAGCTTCATGGCGTCATTCGGGTTGATCGGCGCCAGTTTGGCCTGAAACGCCGAAGCGTTGGCCGCCGCAAATGAGAGAAAAACCAGCGACATCCTGAGTTTCATGACAGACCGCCTGTGGGTTGCAAAGTAAATCATGGTGCGAAGGAATAATGACGGTTTGTTATAACATAACCTTTTCTGCTGCGCATCCCTCGTCTTCATCCCCCAATCGTACAGTTTGTAAGCGTTCATGACGGCCACG
The DNA window shown above is from Dickeya dadantii NCPPB 898 and carries:
- a CDS encoding 4'-phosphopantetheinyl transferase family protein, translating into MLSSFINNIEWLTVRQAGNETTYPGHCARCHFDLSAYRDELFFRAGIPIPTEIARSVPKRRAEYLAGRYLAKAVLSRLGVNDYVLTSAADRSPQWPERIAGSLSHNVDSVLCAAHQCRHDGSCVGLDIETRMDVERANNLWPGIADEIEYDWLHSHNPISFASMLTLSFSAKESLYKALYPQVKRYFDFLDVRMVGLDTAQQTFTLQLLTDLSPAYLAGRRFSGTYQLRENDITTFLFG
- a CDS encoding SDR family oxidoreductase produces the protein MKMTGNTILITGGGSGIGLGLAAAFHQRGNQVIIAGRREAALRQAAADFPGMAWRVLDQRDPAAISAFVGQLTQDYPALNVLINNAGIQRREDLTRPDPQLIDDTVSTNLLGPLWLTGALIPHLLRQPHAAVLNVTSELAFLPQAITPTYCASKAALHAYTDALRCQLRQTTVQVIEIIPPWVQTGLQGDWGYDPRAMPLPDFIDETLALLSQQPVADEIVVERARALRFAEREGAYAERFRAFNVDPETEIGN
- a CDS encoding methyl-accepting chemotaxis protein gives rise to the protein MNTTAQSPSSPGVSFWHHWRLMPMFSSIIGVILILFALAIGFSVHFLMRSNSSLNDVTAEIQVRLGVSNSSNHLRTARLMLIQAAAAAKDGDKDTASSSIQQAEGRLKQSADSFATYQSREVKTPADLALDDALQQRYNDYVNNGVRPMLDAVKTGRYDDVVTTEWKQTRKLDLAYNEVLLKVVAIRTQRAEALNSEAQQESVLGYSVMAASFVVAVLVSLFTYLCLRRVIIKPMRSLVERIEHIASGDLTMPLAQWGRGEVGQLGQYLQNMQQSLARTVSNVRHGVEAIYQGITEISAGNSDLSSRTEEQASALEQTASSMEELTSTVRHNADNANHASQLAGNASGKARQGGELVDSVVKTMGNIHQSSKKISEITNIINGIAFQTNILALNAAVEAARAGEQGRGFAVVAGEVRSLAQRSAQAAKEIEGLITESVSLVETGSGQVSRAGETMQDIVNAVTSVTDIMAEISVASQEQSKGIDQVGQAINSIDNVTQQNAALVEQATAAAASLAEQAAGLNEAVSAFRIDGAERRPAINIAARPASAQAALPKALPGAKKAKSSNDGWETF
- a CDS encoding flagellar protein FlhE, giving the protein MKRKSVFTRLALGGALLAASLSQAAIAAGSYTSSVVLPSVYARNFLETADVPVKGNPPATGAITYVSWTWNVVGYPQGLSVYLCQGSTSNCVDVSRTRRMSTEVFKGKSPAQPFFFAMRVASGGTVPVSGQQAQVIVNWQ
- a CDS encoding HD domain-containing protein, translated to MTLTERARIFATAAHAACEQKRKYTGEPYIVHPAAVVALLMQIDPSPEMIAAAWLHDTVEDTGVTLELVTELFGTQVARYVEMLTDVRTRQTGGERIHRKNANLLHSAVACPEAQSIKLCDLIDNSRNILEHDPVFARPYMVEMRRLLAVLTQGDPGLYAVATRQCEHNILAIHRTLGDEGWYQQLWQQYEAHLPLSVVLARAQALA
- a CDS encoding M20 aminoacylase family protein — translated: MTEIPRHIIEQAVEWRRDFHAHPEIGLHEHRTSARVAELLASFGLEVHQGMAQTGVVGTLRCGDGPAIGLRADMDALPIHELNHFPHRSRAEGCMHACGHDGHTAMLLAAARHLSATRGFRGTVHFVFQPAEENAGGGKMMMQEGLFERFPMQAIYALHNWPGLAAGEVAVNPGPMMASQDSFRIVLSGVGCHAAMPERGADPIVAAAQLILALQTITARRLSPLEQAVISITRIEGGEAVNAIPGQVTLAGTLRCLTPHTRERARQLIGEYVQAVPQPMGVQSELRWRNGYPVTQNQPDAAETVREAAIAALGTTRVHWNQPPSMAAEDFSYLLQACPGAYFWLGADGASPSASLHNAEYDFNDEIIASGVRVWVALVERSLRASEAG